One Castanea sativa cultivar Marrone di Chiusa Pesio chromosome 4, ASM4071231v1 DNA window includes the following coding sequences:
- the LOC142631942 gene encoding mitochondrial phosphate carrier protein 3, mitochondrial-like: protein MEKDSLKAGRAMIPSFLYSSSSSSLSKTLFDLDTHTSSTNLDHHGSSSSSPSISSLSSTTTSTTRSFVIPAPKEKVQMYSPAFYSACTAGGILSCGLTHTAVTPLDLVKCNMQIDPAKYKSISSGFGVLFRDQGVKGFFKGWVPTMLGYSMQGACKFGFYEFFKKYYSDIAGPEFAAKYKTLIYLAGSASAEFIADIALCPMEAVKVRVQTQPGFARGLSDGFPKFVKSEGTLGLYKGLVPLWGRQIPYTMMKFASFETIVEMLYKYAIPTPKDQCSKTLQLGVSFAGGYVAGVFCAIVSHPADNLVSFLNNAKGATVRDAVQKLGWWGLFTRGLPLRIVMIGTLTGAQWGIYDAFKVFVGLPTTGGVTPPPAPAAAVLATA from the exons atggaaaaagattCTCTGAAAGCTGGCAGAGCTATGATCCCGAGCTTTCTTTACTCTTCGTCGTCTTCTTCTTTGTCCAAAACACTGTTTGATTTGGACACTCACACTAGCTCCACTAACCTCGATCATCATggatcatcatcatcgtcaccGTCCATTTCATCGTTATCGTCGACGACGACGTCGACGACGAGGAGCTTTGTGATTCCGGCGCCGAAGGAGAAGGTCCAGATGTACTCGCCGGCATTCTACTCCGCTTGTACCGCCGGTGGAATCCTCAGCTGCGGTCTCACTCACACCGCCGTCACTCCTCTCGATCTCGTCAAGTGCAATATGCAG ATTGACCCGGCAAAATATAAGAGCATCTCATCTGGATTTGGAGTGTTGTTCAGGGATCAGGGAGTTAAAGGTTTCTTTAAGGGTTGGGTGCCCACTATGCTTGGTTACAGTATGCAGGGTGCCTGCAAGTTTGGATTTTATGAGTTCTTTAAGAAATACTACTCAGACATTGCTGGGCCTGAGTTTGCAGCCAAGTACAAAACCTTGATCTATCTTGCTGGTTCAGCATCTGCTGAATTTATAGCTGATATTGCCCTCTGCCCCATGGAGGCTGTGAAAGTTCGTGTCCAAACTCAGCCTGGGTTTGCCAGGGGTTTGTCTGATGGATTTCCCAAGTTTGTCAAGTCTGAAGGAACCCTCGG ATTGTACAAAGGACTTGTTCCTCTATGGGGACGTCAGATTCCAT ATACCATGATGAAATTTGCATCCTTTGAAACTATTGTGGAGATGCTGTACAAGTATGCCATCCCAACCCCAAAAGACCAGTGCAGCAAAACTTTGCAGCTTGGGGTGAGCTTTGCTGGTGGATATGTGGCTGGTGTATTTTGTGCCATTGTTTCGCACCCTGCTGACAACTTGGTGTCTTTCCTTAACAATGCCAAGGGTGCAACTGTTAGAGAT GCCGTGCAGAAGCTAGGGTGGTGGGGTCTTTTCACCCGTGGCCTTCCTCTCCGTATAGTCATGATTGGAACCCTCACCGGCGCCCAGTGGGGAATTTATGATGCTTTCAAAGTTTTTGTTGGGCT GCCAACTACTGGAGGTGTTACTCCCCCTCCTGCTCCTGCTGCCGCTGTGCTTGCAACGGCGTGA